TTCTATTTGTGTTTTAACTTTAACTTTCTCGATAACATCTAAAACCTTGCCTTCTTCATCTATCACAAAAGTGGTACGTACAATGCCCATACTTTCTTTGCCAAATGATTTTTTTAACTGATATACGCCAGTTTCTTTAGCTAATTTAAAATCTTCATCTACTAATAAATCGAAATTCAATCCGTGTTTCTCAATAAAATTTTGGTGTTTTTTCTTTGAATCACCGCTTATACCATATACTGCAACATCTAAATCATTGAACATTTCTAAATTGTCTCTAAAGTCACAAGCTTCTGTGGTACAAGTAGGTGTATTATCTCTTGGGTAAAAATAAAGAATCGCCTTTTTACCTTTTAATGTATCATTTGTAATGACAGTTCCATTTTGATTCTCTAACAAAAATTTTGGAAATTGTTCTCCTTTTTGCAACATCTAATCACCTTTTTCTTCATTATAATAATTTTATGATACGATATTAGATGAAAATATTAAATTAAAAGAGGTTGATATAAATGAATTTTAGTGAAAGTGAACGTTTACAACAACTTTCAAACGAATATATTCTAGGCGGTGTCAATTCCCCTTCTCGTTCTTATAAAGCTGTAGGAGGCGGTGCACCTGTTGTTATGAAAGAAGGACACGGTGCATATTTATATGATGTCGATGGCAATAAATTTATTGATTACCTTCAAGCATACGGTCCAATTATTACGGGGCATGCACATCCTCACATAACTAAAGCAATTCAAGAACAAGCTGCGAAAGGTGTATTATATGGCACACCTACTGAATTAGAAATAGAATTTAGTAAGAAATTACGTAAAGCAATTCCTTCTCTTGAAAAAATTCGATTCGTAAATTCAGGTACAGAAGCTGTAATGACGACAATTCGTGTTGCTCGTGCATATACTAAAAGAAATAAAATTATAAAATTTGCTGGTTCGTATCATGGTCACTCTGACTTAGTGTTGGTTGCAGCTGGTAGCGGTCCATCTCAACTTGGTTCTCCAGATTCAGCTGGTGTACCAGAAAGTGTTGCTCGCGAAGTAATTACTGTTCCTTTCAATGATGTTGATGCATATAAAGAAGCAATTGAATTTTGGGGTGATGAGATTGCAGCAGTATTAGTAGAACCCATTGTTGGTAATTTTGGCATGGTAATGCCACAACCAGGATTTTTAGAAGCAGTTAATGAAATTTCACATAATAATGGAACATTAGTAATTTATGACGAAGTTATTACTGCATTCCGCTTCCATTACGGTGCTGCTCAAGATTTATTAGGTGTTATTCCTGATTTAACTGCATTTGGTAAAATTGTTGGTGGCGGTTTACCAATTGGTGGATATGGCGGTCGTCAAGATATCATGGAGCAAGTTGCACCACTCGGCCCTGCATATCAAGCCGGTACTATGGCTGGTAATCCATTATCTATGAAAGCAGGTATTGCATTATTAGAAGTGTTAGAACAAGACGGTGTTTATGAAAAGTTAAATCGTCTAGGAGAACGTTTAGAGAATGGTTTATTTGAGTTAATTGAAAAGCATCAAATAACAGCAACAATTAATCGTATATATGGTTCTTTAACTTTGTACTTTACAGATGAAAAAGTCACTCATTACGAACAAGTTGAACGCTCTGATGGCGATGCATTTGGAAAATTTTTCAAATTAATGTTGAATCAAGGAATCAATTTAGCTCCGTCTAAATTCGAAGCTTGGTTCTTAACAACTGAACATACAGAAGAAGATATTGATCAAACGTTAAAAGCAGCAGATTATGCATTTAGTCAAATGAAGTAAACAGTCAAATTAGATAAACTAATTACCGAAATACATTAAGCAATAGCTCACATAGTGATTACAATGTATAAGTTAATGATATAGAAATTAACTTTACATAAATTACTGTGTGAGTTTTTATATTGAGGTAATCATACATACCCAGTCTAAAGTATGACATTCTATTAAGTAAGATGTCGGATTTATTTTAATAACTACAAATAAGCTTGAATTTTATAACCAGTAAGTGTATAACAGTAATGAATACGAATATTAGATATTCAATAAAATTTAAAATTAAAAGGAGCGTCATTATTTTTGAGACTAGGAGCTCGGATTTTTAAAACTGGTATAGCCATTATTTTAGCTATGTCTATCGCTTCTTTACTACCGGATGATGTTGGTCTGAAAGCCTTAGCTGGTGTCAGTGCTGTTGTTGCAATGCAACCTAGTATTTACCGTTCATTTAAAACAGTTTCTGATCAAGCATTGGGTAACGTTATAGGTGCCATACTTTCTGTTACAATGGTAACAATTTTTAGTGATAATTTTATCATTATGGGTGTTACCGTCATAGTACTTATTGCTATTTTATTTAAATTTAATTTAGCACATGTTGCTACTTTGGCGAGTGTAACAGCATTAATCATTATGGGACAACATACTGGTTCTTTCTATATTACCGCCTTTTACAGGTTTGTACTTGTAATGATTGGTGTCATAAGTTCATCTCTAGTTAACTTTGTATTTCTACCACCTAAATTTGAAACAAAAATTTACTATAATTCATTAAATATATCCTCAGATATTTTTATGTGGTTTAAATTAGTATTAAATGATACGACGGAGTTTAATAATATTAAACAAGATAGTCATAATTTAAAACAACGTGTCGAAAAGTTAGAGAAAATTTATGATTACTATAGCGAAGAACGTCCTATTACAAAAAAACATATTCACCAACAGAATAGAAAGAAAATACTTTTCAGAGAAGTAGTTCAGACGACTAGACAAGCTTATGAAGTATTAAACAAATTGTCGCGTTATCAAAACGACTTATATTTACTTAATAACAATTTCCTATTACAAATCAAATTAGATTTAGATTCATTAACTGCTTTTCACGAGCAAATTTTAGCTAGCCTTTCTAAAAAAGCACGTTATAATGTGACACATGTGGATTATGAGTTAGATAATCCGCAGAAAAAAGATTTATTGTCTACATTTCAGCATGAGTTAATAAATCATCCTTATCAAACGGAATATTCATTTGCTAATGTTATGCAAATTGTTGCAGCCATCGAAGAGTATCGACACCATTTAGAGCATTTAGACCGCATAAGAATTAGCTTTTTCACATATCATAGATCTGATGCAGACATCGAAATTGTTGAAGAAGACTTTGATTTATAACATTAAAACAATTTTATCAATTAATACCACAATGAGATAAAGTAATATTGAATCTCGAAATTAAATTTAAAAAAGCAGTAAGATTATTTTCAATGAAGAAAATCTCTTACTGCTTTTTCTATGTTATGACCCCACCATCCTGTTACAAATCTTCCCTACAAAAATGTACTGAAGTCAAACAACTAATACTTTATAAGTTTTGAATGCTATATAAATGCTCGTAAGCACCTTGTTTTGCAATCAATTCACGATGCGTACCTGTTTCAACAATATGTCCATTTTCAATTACGACAATTTTGTCTGCATGTGTAATAGTGGACAAGCGATGCGCTACGATAAGTGTCGTTCTATCTTTACTCAATACTTCTAATGCATCTTGAATAATAGATTCACTTTCTAAATCTAAAGCACTTGTTGCTTCATCTAATATAAGAATTGGTGGGTCGTTTAAGAAAATTCTTGCAATCGATAACCTTTGCTTTTGTCCACCTGATAATTTCACGCCACGTTCACCAACTTCTGTGTCGTAACCATTAGGCAAGTTCATGATAAAATCATGTGCATTCGCCATTTTTGCCGCTTCTACTACTTCTGCATCTGTTGCAGTTGGACGACCTAGTAAAATATTTTCTTTTACTGTATCAGAGAACAAAATATTATCTTGTTGTACTAATCCAATTTGATTTCTTAAACTTCCAGTTAAAAAGTCTTTAATATTATGACCGTCTATCAAAATTTGCCCTTCTGTCACATCATAAAATCTTGGTATCAAGTTAATCAATGTTGATTTTCCACCACCACTCATACCAACAAATGCAACAGTTTCACCTTTTTCAATACTCAAATTAATATCTTTTAAAATTGGAGCTTCGTTATCGTTATATTGAAAACTAACATGATCAATATCAATACGACCTTGTTTAATTTCAATAGGTTGAGCACCAACACCATTTTTAATGTCATAATCTTCGTCAATTAATTGGAATACACGGTCCATTGAAGCAAAACTTTGCGTTAAAGTTGTAAATGATGCGACTAAACGACGTAAAGGCCCGAACAATAACTCCAAGTAGCCAACAAATGCTGCAAGTGTACCAACTGTAATTGATCCAGAAATAGCAAGATATGCGCCTACACCAATTACAATAATTGGTCCAATATCCGTTACTGTATTAATTGCAGCAAATGAATAAGCATTCCATCTTGTATGTTGCAATGCACGCGTTAAGAAATTAGTATTCTTTTTATCAAAATTTTTCGCTTCATTGTCTTCAATAGCAAAACTTTTAACAACAGATATGCCTTGTACACGCTCATGAAGAAAACCTTGTACCTCCGCTAATGCTTGTGATCTTTTGCGAGTTAATTTTCTCAATCTTCCAAAGAATACATACACCGTTAAAATATAAAATGGGAATATAATTAATGCCGCTAAAGTTAATTTAACATCTAAAAAGAACATGATGGATAGCGCAATAATAATTGTGATGCAATCTAACCATATATTCATTAATCCTGTTAAAATAAAATCTTTCGTTTGTTCAACGTCATTGATGACTCTTGATATCACCTGGCCAACTTGATTGTTAGCATAAAATCTGGCACTTAAAGCCTGCAAATGATCATATAACTTTTTACGAATGTCATATAAAATTTTATTACTAGTCCACTGTGCTAAATATTGACGTATAAATTCAATTGGTGGTCTCACTATTACAAAAATAAATAGTGCAATTCCAATCGCAATGGTTAAATGATGAACTTTTTCGTTCGCTGATAATGCGTGATTATTTATAACACCATCAATTGCGTATTTAATTAATAATGGAATTAACATCGGAATTCCAAACTTAATTATCCCAACGATAATTGTTGCAATAATACGATATTTGTAAGGTTTAACAAATTGCAAATATCGTCTGATCATACGTTTTCCCCC
This is a stretch of genomic DNA from Staphylococcus roterodami. It encodes these proteins:
- a CDS encoding glutamate-1-semialdehyde 2,1-aminomutase, producing MNFSESERLQQLSNEYILGGVNSPSRSYKAVGGGAPVVMKEGHGAYLYDVDGNKFIDYLQAYGPIITGHAHPHITKAIQEQAAKGVLYGTPTELEIEFSKKLRKAIPSLEKIRFVNSGTEAVMTTIRVARAYTKRNKIIKFAGSYHGHSDLVLVAAGSGPSQLGSPDSAGVPESVAREVITVPFNDVDAYKEAIEFWGDEIAAVLVEPIVGNFGMVMPQPGFLEAVNEISHNNGTLVIYDEVITAFRFHYGAAQDLLGVIPDLTAFGKIVGGGLPIGGYGGRQDIMEQVAPLGPAYQAGTMAGNPLSMKAGIALLEVLEQDGVYEKLNRLGERLENGLFELIEKHQITATINRIYGSLTLYFTDEKVTHYEQVERSDGDAFGKFFKLMLNQGINLAPSKFEAWFLTTEHTEEDIDQTLKAADYAFSQMK
- a CDS encoding SAV1866 family putative multidrug efflux ABC transporter yields the protein MIRRYLQFVKPYKYRIIATIIVGIIKFGIPMLIPLLIKYAIDGVINNHALSANEKVHHLTIAIGIALFIFVIVRPPIEFIRQYLAQWTSNKILYDIRKKLYDHLQALSARFYANNQVGQVISRVINDVEQTKDFILTGLMNIWLDCITIIIALSIMFFLDVKLTLAALIIFPFYILTVYVFFGRLRKLTRKRSQALAEVQGFLHERVQGISVVKSFAIEDNEAKNFDKKNTNFLTRALQHTRWNAYSFAAINTVTDIGPIIVIGVGAYLAISGSITVGTLAAFVGYLELLFGPLRRLVASFTTLTQSFASMDRVFQLIDEDYDIKNGVGAQPIEIKQGRIDIDHVSFQYNDNEAPILKDINLSIEKGETVAFVGMSGGGKSTLINLIPRFYDVTEGQILIDGHNIKDFLTGSLRNQIGLVQQDNILFSDTVKENILLGRPTATDAEVVEAAKMANAHDFIMNLPNGYDTEVGERGVKLSGGQKQRLSIARIFLNDPPILILDEATSALDLESESIIQDALEVLSKDRTTLIVAHRLSTITHADKIVVIENGHIVETGTHRELIAKQGAYEHLYSIQNL
- a CDS encoding aromatic acid exporter family protein, with amino-acid sequence MRLGARIFKTGIAIILAMSIASLLPDDVGLKALAGVSAVVAMQPSIYRSFKTVSDQALGNVIGAILSVTMVTIFSDNFIIMGVTVIVLIAILFKFNLAHVATLASVTALIIMGQHTGSFYITAFYRFVLVMIGVISSSLVNFVFLPPKFETKIYYNSLNISSDIFMWFKLVLNDTTEFNNIKQDSHNLKQRVEKLEKIYDYYSEERPITKKHIHQQNRKKILFREVVQTTRQAYEVLNKLSRYQNDLYLLNNNFLLQIKLDLDSLTAFHEQILASLSKKARYNVTHVDYELDNPQKKDLLSTFQHELINHPYQTEYSFANVMQIVAAIEEYRHHLEHLDRIRISFFTYHRSDADIEIVEEDFDL
- the bcp gene encoding thioredoxin-dependent thiol peroxidase, yielding MLQKGEQFPKFLLENQNGTVITNDTLKGKKAILYFYPRDNTPTCTTEACDFRDNLEMFNDLDVAVYGISGDSKKKHQNFIEKHGLNFDLLVDEDFKLAKETGVYQLKKSFGKESMGIVRTTFVIDEEGKVLDVIEKVKVKTQIEELKNILG